The following are encoded in a window of Dictyostelium discoideum AX4 chromosome 6 chromosome, whole genome shotgun sequence genomic DNA:
- the pigL gene encoding phosphatidylinositol glycan, class L gives MKNHLNNNEDNSTLIKKKVLFVIAHPDDECMFFTPTIQHYNFIGSEIFVACLSNGNAVGLGKIREKELIDSCIDMGINQENVFFDQTNNFQDGMNIIWDTDLVEKTILSFIKQTSADIVISFDECGISSHPNHISISNGLKQLMKNKSSSTTTTSTTSSSSSSSSLSNRTTNNLNKEIKAYKLETVNIIRKYIGIADIPLTKLLSYDENSTQTFISTQLFPPSSYSPMTKHKSQFVWFRYLFVFLSRYSFINTLIEIK, from the coding sequence ATGAAAAACCATCTCAATAATAATGAGGATAACTCAACattaataaagaagaaagttttatttgtaattgcaCATCCAGATGATGAGTGTATGTTTTTCACACCAACTATTCAACACTATAATTTTATTGGAAGTGAAATATTTGTAGCATGTTTATCAAATGGTAATGCAGTTGGGTTAGGTAAAATTAGAGAAAAGGAATTAATTGATAGTTGTATTGATATGGGTATAAATCaagaaaatgtttttttCGATCAAACTAATAACTTTCAAGATGGTATGAATATAATATGGGATACTGATTTAgttgaaaaaacaattttatcattCATTAAACAAACATCTGCTGATATTGTAATATCATTTGATGAATGTGGTATTTCAAGTCACCCAAATcatatttcaatttcaaatggtttaaaacaattaatgaaaaataaatcctcatcaacaacaacaacatcaacaacatcatcatcatcatcatcatcatcattatcaaatagaacaacaaataatttaaataaagaaattaaagcaTATAAATTAGAAACAGTTAATATAATTAGAAAATATATTGGTATTGCCGATATACCATTAACAAAATTACTTTCATATGATGAAAATTCAACACAAACTTTCATTTCAACTCAATTATTTCCACCTTCAAGTTATTCACCAATGACAAAACATAAAAGTCAATTCGTTTGGTttagatatttatttgtattctTATCAAGatattcttttattaatacattaatcgaaataaaataa
- the sapA1 gene encoding saposin A has translation MYKINIYLLIFTIILASLFATSKSLVVQKNVGEIDNNQCQICELLVKDIIEGLTANQSVEVIEHGLNLICDHIPLHVRVCKQFVDSNFQKIVQFIENHDDPQEICEKCGVCGSSDEYNKIDTRYFPQHNQHKRHLKKQNSIKN, from the exons atgtataaaattaatatttatttattaatattcacAATAATATTAGCTTCATTATTTGCAACATCAAAATCTTTAGTTGTACAAAAAAATGTtggtgaaattgataataaccAATGCCAAATATGTGAATTATTAGtaaaagatattattgaAGGTCTTACAGCTAATCAATCAGTTGAAGTAATTGAACATGGATTAAACTTAATTTGCGATCA TATTCCATTGCATGTTAGAGTTTGCAAACAATTTGTTGATtcaaatttccaaaaaattgTTCAATTCATTGAAAACCATGATGACCCACAAGAAATTTGTGAAAAATGTGGAGTATGTGGCTCTTCTgatgaatataataaaattgataccCGTTACTTTCCACAACATAATCAACACAAAAGAcatttgaaaaaacaaaatagtattaaaaattaa